The stretch of DNA CTGCGCAAGGAAATGCCTTCATCATTGCCAAGGCAGGAAAGCCGATGGTCAAGGTTTCGCCCCTATCCGCAGAAGAGCTAAAAGGCGCTGAAAAGCTGGGATTTATGGCGGGTGAGATTTCGGCGCCTGACGATTTTGATTCTCTTGGGGCGTCGGCGATCATGCGACTTTTTGAGGGCAAGTCAACGTGAAACTGCTGCTCGATACGCACATTCTCCTGTGGGCGGCCGGGCAGCCGGAGAAGCTCTCCGAATCAGCCCGCACCCTTTTGACGACGC from Deltaproteobacteria bacterium encodes:
- a CDS encoding type II toxin-antitoxin system prevent-host-death family antitoxin gives rise to the protein MLTINIHEAKTHLSRLVEEAAQGNAFIIAKAGKPMVKVSPLSAEELKGAEKLGFMAGEISAPDDFDSLGASAIMRLFEGKST